Genomic window (Arachis hypogaea cultivar Tifrunner chromosome 13, arahy.Tifrunner.gnm2.J5K5, whole genome shotgun sequence):
ATGGTTATGGTCTAAAAATTGTGGTccgtaaacaaacaaaaaataaataagccTATTCATATAACCCACAAATTTAAACGGATTAGACCTAAATAAATCGGACTAATTTATTGAccacaacagaaaataaattatcttaattatttttttaatcgaGAGTATAAAGTACAAATCATAtacttttttttcataaatttttagttctatttaaaaaatacataataaaaaattatattttaccccCTTGAGAAACAAATTGTGAGGATCAGTTATTATTATATTTCTGACACGATTTGCGTGTTGTACATGCAATCATGCATACAGGGTGCTTGTTTCCATTTCAAATTTCTTGaacacttttaatttaatttatagaaGTTTAGATGATTTCAGCCAGAGTCAGGTCAAGGCAACACTTAAAAGAGATAATTATAAACCCTATATACTAAAGAAGTTCTCACAAAGACAGAAAAAACTCGAACTCACATTATTTTGAAATATGTTCTAAACCTTTATCACATTTACCAATAATTCTTATCATTTTATACATTGATGAAactcaaaagatataaagatgaCGAATTACCAATAAATATCACAGACTTTTTAGAGAACCAGAGGAGTATTCTTTTGCCAAAAGAagctaaagataaaaagaaaagtaaaggaaaaaaaTGACGAGAAACATTTTTCCCTACTAGTTGATATTTTTGCAAAGACAGTGGTAATGATGACGGTTGGCAAAAATAATGTGCAACTAacctatatatgatattttatttttgcataaTTATTGGGAACTAGCCTACAAATAATTGTGCACCGAATCTAAACTGTATATGTAGACATCATATCATAACACAATTAAAAGCCATGCATCATGTATAATACTGTAATTAATTATAACTCCTCAGCAGTCATTGCGTGACCAAAGTCCACACAAAAATGACAGCTACAAAAGCATATGTTTCACACCATGCCTTATGATATGAACATGTTATAACTTATTAGCAATAAGCAATATATACATAGCTTTATGTTGATATAATGTGAGGGAGAATTGCGGGGCAAATCTTCTTTGGCAGTGAGCTAAGCTTCTGAGCCTAACTACTTGAATGACAAGATGATGTTGAATTGCCAACAGCCAAAGAAGTCATTGCCCAGTAATGTGCCCACACATGACTTCACCTGTGTGATCTTTCTTGTTGTTGACCAATAATATGGGGGTGTCCCTTGTTTATATATAACGCACTGGATGATGTAACTAACTCAGAAATGAATACATATACATATGCACTAGCCAAAGGATATTCCAAGCACATCCTCTACAAAGCAACTAGTTACTAGAAAGAAAGTGGTCCAACTTGTGCCTTTAGTCTCTCACAGCTCATGCCCCTGCACATTTTCTCTCATTGGTTTTACCACAGATATTTGTTTTATCAAATTCCATGCATTTAGGTTTGATGAGGAAGACCTGTCTATTTAGCAGTGAAATGTGAGTGTATTACAAGGTAATAAATGGCTGATACTAATTCTTAATGGAAGGCATAATTCCCTTCTGGTGTTTTCTGTTTTCTTGTCCAAGAATATGCTGGTAGCGAATACCTATTATTCCTGAATTAATTGCATTCTTTCAAATTGGTTTAATTTCCAAATTCCAACCCCTTCTGATTTCAAAGTAAAGTATTACTAAAATGTTATACTTTTTTTCATACAATTCCAGTAATATCAGCAGGATCTTTGTATTCAAGTAGCTAACTCCATCAGTAGGCTTAAACatatattcttcctctgaagagagaTTTGAGGCTAATCATTGACTACTTACAGCACTTAAAATCCACCTTTTGGTTATTTACTGGCAATGATACAAATATTGatcaaatattgaaattttagatTACtctttaaacaaataataatctTAGCAGATTTTGTCTTTCTATGTACATATTCATACATATAACGATCCGATCATTTCTTTGCCTACGGTGTAGAAAAGTGTCACAGCAAAAGAAAGCATATCTATCATGAATGATAATGATCATGGTAACAGTGGAACATGTTATGAACTTAATAATGCAGATGAAAAGCAAGTCTACTTCTGCATGGAAAAAATTATTGATATATAAACACTGATATTCCATGCATGTATACAATGGAACGAGATTATGACCAATTCCTCTAAAGAAATGCATCTTTTTTACAAGAATAGAGAGAAACCTTGATATAGACCACTCCTTGGTTATTGAAAGGAACTGATGGTGAGAGAATCAGGACCATTAAAGAACAAAACAGAACCTTTAATAGGAAAATTGGAATTGTGCTGGCATATGCTGTTGCTGCTCCTACTCCTTCACAGGCATATCCACAGGAGGTGCTCTTATAACTTACTATATATATACTTCCATTTTGTGATTATGTCCTCAAACGCAAACTTGGTCCTGAAAGAGTTTGAGCTGCACTGTCAACGGAATGAGAGTGCAATTCTCCTTTGGCACACAGAAGTAGAGAACTTGAACATGCTCTCTTCTAGTTTGCCAAAGGAGATTTGCCCTGCCATTTACTTGATAGTTTTATGATTAGTAAATTGTAATAACTGTATAATTTTCAGGTCCTAGAAGACACATGCTATGTTCTTGTAGTATAATTACATATGTAAGCTTATTAAATTTCTCTCATGTTAGCTATGCAAATATATATAGAACTTCTTAACTGATGCTTTTCCTTTCAATATGTAACAGATGGATACAGAAGATTTTCAAATTTCTGCAACATgaagagaaaaacaaaatgaGAGATGACTCACAAACAGAGGTTATCCAAGACAACAGCATCAAGGGTCAAGAAGGCTTAAGTAGACGCTTATTCACTATAATGATGTGCTTTAAGTTAATAGACAGACATTGAAGCTTCAGTTAGCAATTTTGTTCTTTGCATTGCTAATGTACAATTTATAAGTAAGCTATAAAATATTAACATTAACTAGTGGACGAGCGTGTTTCTTCTCAAGACATATTAAATACTATAATTCAGTATTCCAGTTTTAGTAATTTCTTTACCCTATCACTGTCAAATTGGTTTGCATTCACTAGAATACTATCGTCTAAATCAAATGGCCAATATTTTGTTCCCACTACTCAACGTTCAATAACAGAAAAGGAGATATATGAGCCTCCTGATTGGTTGACGATTTCATTTTATAGGAGATAATATATTTTAAGGTGCCTCAGAAATCCATCTAACAAGAACACGAAGCCATAGATAGACTTGAGCACTTGCTGGTGTTGGAATCATGTCAACTATTTTCATTTCTTCTACTTATTCTCTCATTACTGTTCCTGTTCCAGCCAATGTATCACTTTTAGGCTGTCCAGCTCAACATTCATTTTGAATAAGTTAATGTTCCATCTACATGGCACGTTTGGCAACTCATCAAGTTCAAACAAAACTTCAAGCTTTTTAGTATTTGAAAATGAGCATAAAACATGGGAAGAAGTGGatatttccttcttcttttttctaaTCAACAATTTTTTTCCCATGCATCTGTcagatttttcatttgtttttttcaCTAGCTAGTTGCCATGCATCTGTCCCAGGTGAATTGGAATTACTCTTGTGAAGTGTTAAAATGAGTCACCTATACTACACAGATAGCTCGTGATCTCACATAATAACAAATGTAAAATTTGAGTGCAAGGTCAGAGGGGGCCATACACCTGAGCGCTAAGTTATGTTTGTGATTGTGAGTTTTACTTCAGAGAACAAAGGGTTTAGAGTGTAAAAAGAAGGAATGGGAGGCCATTTTTCTCTTCAAACCCCTTTTAATTCCCTGCTTTCTTCTCTAaaataaaacacacaaacacacTCCAAGTACTCTGAGAAATGCTTACTGAAGATAATAACCAGATTGTAGCAATACTATTGATATGCTTACAAGTTTGTCTTGTGTCATAACTTAAGTTTTATCAAGCAGAAATTAAGTCTGGAATTCACGGCATTCATAGTATGATATAAAAATCCACCAATTTTTTATCTCCAAGCCAAAGATACAATCAAAACAGAAGGTTGGTCCCCttccccttcttttttttttcctttgaataACAAGTACTCTTTTAATGCCATTTCATGAATGTAGGAATTTATTAACTTAACTACATGTCATGCATACGGATGATAGATGAAAAGGTTTAACTCTTCAGACCCTGAAATTCTGTGAAGATCCCTTGCATTACTATTTGGTCCTTCCATTATGCAGCCCCTCAAATTTTAGAGGGTCAGAAATAGCAGAATAAGACTTTTCTTTTGACAAGACGGAATGGAAACTTTAAAAACTGACCAAGAGCAGAAAGGGTCGTATCATATGTAGGTATTTCAACTTTTCAGCCCCATAGAGATAGAAATAGAATAACAAtcttaaaaagagaaaaaggaaagagaatgaGCTGGCTGAGGAGGAAGATCCAGAGGCATGTACTCTCCCCCCTTCTCTTTGTCTCTTCTGTCGTGTCAGTTTATTGAAAATTCCTTCTTCCGTCAGCTTTTGAAAAtctaaatctaaatataaatcatTCAAGATCAACATAGAATCAAAATCCATTTTGGCTGTGAAGATTGTGTCTCCAGAAGATTTAGCATGGCATATGCTGTTCTTCGTTTGGCATATCCAACATAAAAAGATTAATGTTCTTGGAATTTTACTTTGGCAAAAGCTCTTTCATAAAGCATTGAATGCACGAAGTCCTATGTACTTTCTGCATTACTACTGTCCACGgggttggggggggggggggggggcgggAGAGAGGGCCAGAGGGGTGTTGATGAAGCTGAGTGGATCTTCTGGCATATACTACTCACCAAAGGAATTCTAAGGCACAAAATAGTTAGTTGTTGATCAAGAAACTGTCAGCATCTTTCCTACTGTTCAAAGGAACTTCAATTTAACCGTTTCAAAATGAGATGTTATTATTCACCCTCGGAAATAACTCACATGCTTTGTCAATGGAGGAGGTATTTAGTCCCGTATATTCATAATATTTGATGTACAGTACAATAGAATTCATTTATAGATGTGGTGTGTTTGTTATAGCAGAACAATCTTCTAATGTACAACACTATTAAGCCATAACAATAACCGGAGTTCACATGGGTTGATAACTGGTCTCACTTTCATAATTGGAAGTTTATGCCTAAGTGCCTAACATCTTAAGAtcctaataaaattttcaaaattacgaAAGCATTGCAATATGCAACTCTAAACCCAAAagtaaaaaattgaaatatttgGTGGTGACAGTATGACTTGACGAACTCTAAGTTATGATATCTGAATGGTTTATACCATCTATGAGCATAATTGAGGAATATCCTTTATTAAATAGTTCGATAGATACAATACAAAATTTACATGACTGGCATTTTGAGAAAGAAGAAATCTATAAGAATCAGCTTATTACTTTGGTCTGTCAACTCAACATCAACTGAAAGAAGAAATCTATAAGAATCAGCTTATTACTTTGGTCTGTCAACTCAACATCAACTGACTTCGCTTGAAATGAAGTTGAATACATTGTATTCTATTTCATTCCACTAGAAGTATAAATGAGCTCTGATAGGATAGGAGAAAATGGTTCATAGGACTTAAATGGACAAGATTCTTTTATTGACTGACTATGTTAAAGAATTATTATAATACATAACTATTAACACCCTTTGGGTGCAACCCTTTCCCGGATCCTATGTTAATCCGGAATGCTTGTGCATCGAGCTGCCCTTTATAACTAATTATAGGAGAGATTAGCAGCATAAAATCAGCCATGGAGTCCTGTTGCATGACTAATCTCTTGAACAAAAGTTTTGCTTGAGACAATGATTTTACTTTTCAGAATTTTGCGTTCAATAAGGATTATTATGATTTCTGATACCTCAGCCAAATTGATAAGTGATTAACTAAATTCCCCTGTGCAGAGGTAAGTTATCAATAATAAGTGTTCTGGTGACTGACACCCTCACAGATTAATTTCAAAATTGACTTGTCAGAAAATATTACTTAGAATGAACAGGTTTTCATTGCTGCCAACTTTTAGTTGCAAAATAATTTATTAAGTGGTACTTGAAATCTATTATATATGCACCCCTATGTGAGCTTGGAGGGACATAATAAAATAAGTTGAGCTTTCAAAAGAAAATTCTGAAAGCATGTTCCTTATAGTTTTATTTCTAGATTTTCATTTATGGCTGTCAATGGACTGCAAATGGCGTTCAAAGTTGATTCTATGTATGCTAAAACCAGCTGCTACATTATAGAATTGATTCCCACTATGCATGATCTAAACTTTAGCCAGATGCTCTCTTGTTTAGTTAAGAACTTCAGAAgtcaaaaaaaagggaaaaaagggaaaaaagaaagaaagaaataatgtaGGTTAGTTTGATTATGATACAGTATCATTGCATAATTGTACAGGATATCTGTAAGTGGTCCTATTGTATAGTCTTTTACATTAATACGTATAACAATAAAGAAGAGTCTCATAGCCCCATGTCATCTCTACAACTCTTGGAATTGAAATGTTTAAAGGGGGAAAAAAACCAATTTACTAAATGCCTATATATCTACAGCCTACATTATGAGCTTTAAGCCTATAGTGTCTTTTTGATAAACACCTAGACATACGGAAAAATAAATTCTCTCATTTTCATTGATCTAATTTTATACTTATTATTAATGTATCTAACTGTAAGGGCTAATAAAAAAAGGACACATTAGCAAAACTGATTAACTTGATAACAGGATAAAACTCTTACATTGATAGTACACCAAAACTAATTAATGTAAAAGAGTACAAGAACATAGCACATAATACTAGATTACCCTATCATGCCTAATATAACACACTGAACAACAGAAAAGGCTCCTTTTCATACCTGGAGAAAGTATATAAAATAATCGAATGTACATGATCACAATATCAGAATTGACTGGATCTTTATTCACAACACAAATCTTATGACGTATTAACAGCAGCAACCTTTTCCTGAAGCTTTAATATTCGGGCCTAAtgtaaaccaaaaaaagaaaacaattatTCAAGCACAATAGCCAATTCAAAATTGTATACATGAATCTAACCAAGATCTCAAGAATACAGACGGGACAGTAGAAAGAAGAGTGAAATACATACTATTAGAATATCCAAAGTCAAAGACTCAATGCTACCTTGAATGATTTAGAGCGACGGATCAAAGGATCTATGTCTAAAGAAGCTAAATATGATTGTTCTGCTGATTCGAATTCATTCAATGCCAAGAAGGCATCACCTTGGCAAATATAAGCCTGCAAAGTGAATTAAGAAATCTGGTGACAAGTTTCTACAACAACAGAAGTGCATTTAAATTTAAGACAAACCCTTACATGATAAGTTATATCTAAATATCAGCCTCTGTTTGTTTCGTCATAAGCAGAGCAAATACAAATGAGAAAATAACATTTTAGGCATTTATATGGAAGGTCCAAGAACACATGAATCAAGAGTTAGTGACCTCAGAATAGCGAGGAGCTAAGTTCAAAGCCTCCCTAGCATCTTGAAGGGCCCCACGGTAGTTGCCCAATTCCAACCTTACAACTGACCTGAATCAATATAATACGAAACAGTTTCAGTCCAATATCATCATAATCAAGTTAAAGTGGTGATTGTTGAAGAATTACCTGCATTTAAAGAGGACATGCATGCCACCAAAGGGTTCTGAATCTATAGCCTGTGAGAGAAGCAACTCAGCTTCACTCAAATTTCGATTCTGGAACTCAATCTCGGCTCTCTTCCTCAAAGCCAGGGCCTCCAAACTGCTCGTGGCATCGGCATCATCTCTGGAAAACAAGGTGGCCACGAGCTGAGCCGCCTGAGCCGGTGTGCCGCAATGGGCGACGATGAAGCCGTCGGGGAGGATTGCCAAGTTAGGGCCGGCGCCGCAGCGGCCCAAGCAGCCGCAGGAGTTGACGGCGAGGTTGGGAGGAGCGAGGGCAGAGAGGGTTTCGAGGGTCTGAAAAGATCCCTGTTTGCGGCAAGTGCGGTTGGTACAGACCCGAATTTCTTGTGCATGTGCCATGGCGCCTGAACTGTGCTTCGGAAATAGCAACGGCAAGAGCGTGCCACTCTGGAGCGCCATCTCCTTCCGCCTCACCCCCACTCCATAGTCCATATATTTCTTATTTGTAAATTTAAACCATTCAATTATAtcatttttttgtcattatttaatcatcaatttaattttttagtttgataatttaataatatattttattttatattttaattattaataattaaaaaataatacattttaataattttttgcattcttttttattatgcactatttgtcaaatatatttaatattattaaatttaggtaaaaactcatgtgcagtcaatttcacgtaaaattaataactaaaaatagttagataaaaatttagtcaaataaatttaattattgaaCGACTctgaactatcaacttcacgtaatcTGACTTTTCATCTAAAATATACTAGTTAATGTGCCATAGTGTACAAAAATTTCTCTGATAATAATGCTTTTGAACTAATAATAACCTATTCATAAATAGAAAACTATTTTATCTTCGACCGAAAAAACTCTAGATATTATAGATGCTCTTGATTTTGATTGTAATAATCTGTAAAATGAgtgttctaaaaataattttgcaataaaaattattaatattaattaattaaaagtagatGATTTCTTAtacttattaataatataatgagATAGGGCAAATTATTCATGAAACATTTAAAACAGATGGAACTCTTGCCAACAAGTAACTAAATAGTATCATGAAATTAAGTTTTGGTGTGGCCGATAACATTTCTCTAGTTATTTCTATATCTCTATCTGtatatggaaagaaaattaattatttatacgcCCCTATGTAAACATGTAAGGTTCAATAAAACTTGAAGCATTCATGCATGCAATATGCTTACATGTTTCAGGCATAGTAAAGTATTCAATTAATCAGAATATATGGTCTTCGATTGTGTTATATGTTCATACGACGACCATTACTAGCTGATAGTAATTAAGCATAAGGAATCTGATTTTGGTCGGGTAGGAAAAGAGATCGAGATCAATGAAAAAGATAGAGAAAGTATAAGCTTTAAAAAGAATAGGTGCAGAGGCGTGATGAGAGAGAGGGAAGGAAGATACTAGAGAATGTTCCCAATACTTACACATATATGCTTTCAAGATTTTGCTATCAGTGActatgaaataaataataataatggacCACAAAAGTTGTTTGCTTTATGGAGAAACTTGAAGCAGCGAGCTATATAGGAATTATATAGCAATAAGTGCATGGATATTTGATTATTTGGATTATTCTATGCTTGTAATACACATTACACATGTTGAAAAGTAATTCCAGGTATTTTTAGATGTATATATACATATGCTTCGGATTCTCAGAAAAACAAGGAACAAAATACATACACATATTCTGATTTTTGTGAATATAATAATCTTACAGAATCATAAGCATAGAGAAAAGATAAAGGTGTTTACTATAGtacctaaaagatattgtttaattattaaaataggttaaataattaattttaaatttaaaagtataaatgttaaaaaaaatttaatattttaaagttactataaaaaataatttagacaaaaattaaacatcaaaaattaaacaaaagacaacataaaattgatcaaaaataaatatatataatttacattatTTCTTTAACAAATTGAGATAAAAAGGGAAAGATGAGATAGGGTCGTCAAAAATAAATGAAGAGTATAATGCTAGTGAGTAGTGAGGGGGAAATGGATTTTCTGTAATGAAAAATCTACTTGAgagaataaagtataattttttatatttaattctataaatgaaatcaaaattaaataa
Coding sequences:
- the LOC112792732 gene encoding uncharacterized protein isoform X1; the protein is MDYGVGVRRKEMALQSGTLLPLLFPKHSSGAMAHAQEIRVCTNRTCRKQGSFQTLETLSALAPPNLAVNSCGCLGRCGAGPNLAILPDGFIVAHCGTPAQAAQLVATLFSRDDADATSSLEALALRKRAEIEFQNRNLSEAELLLSQAIDSEPFGGMHVLFKCRSVVRLELGNYRGALQDAREALNLAPRYSEAYICQGDAFLALNEFESAEQSYLASLDIDPLIRRSKSFKARILKLQEKVAAVNTS
- the LOC112792732 gene encoding uncharacterized protein isoform X2; its protein translation is MDYGVGVRRKEMALQSGTLLPLLFPKHSSGAMAHAQEIRVCTNRTCRKQGSFQTLETLSALAPPNLAVNSCGCLGRCGAGPNLAILPDGFIVAHCGTPAQAAQLVATLFSRDDADATSSLEALALRKRAEIEFQNRNLSEAELLLSQAIDSEPFGGMHVLFKCRSVVRLELGNYRGALQDAREALNLAPRYSEAYICQGDAFLALNEFESAEQSYLASLDIDPLIRRSKSFKVALSL